In Kineococcus endophyticus, the following proteins share a genomic window:
- a CDS encoding CDP-alcohol phosphatidyltransferase family protein, with product MSPAQDRAAQDHGAKTSEVSEASRPVVGTGVRDASVATLISVVVCAGLAFYAGWAATHGAAAIAGIGVVLAAAVAVASRRDRWSGPADRVTLARTVLVGGCATTAVLVLVSTLPPRPWWLLGLAVPALVLDGVDGWVARRTGTSSAAGARLDMEVDAALLLVLSVVATLTVGWWVLAIGLMRYVWVGLSRVWPPLSGTPRPRYSRKVIAVVQGAALCGALVPAVPTAAATTVLACALALLVFSFARDGVQLVDAADAG from the coding sequence GTGAGCCCGGCGCAGGACCGCGCCGCGCAAGACCACGGGGCGAAGACGTCCGAGGTGTCCGAGGCGTCGCGGCCGGTGGTGGGGACCGGGGTGCGTGATGCGAGCGTGGCGACGCTGATCTCGGTCGTGGTGTGTGCGGGGTTGGCCTTCTACGCGGGATGGGCCGCGACCCACGGTGCGGCGGCGATCGCCGGCATCGGGGTGGTCCTGGCGGCCGCTGTCGCGGTCGCCTCCCGGCGTGACCGCTGGAGCGGGCCCGCCGACCGCGTCACGTTGGCGCGGACAGTTCTGGTGGGGGGCTGCGCCACCACGGCGGTCCTGGTGCTGGTGTCCACGTTGCCGCCGCGGCCTTGGTGGCTCCTCGGGTTGGCCGTTCCCGCGTTGGTGCTGGACGGGGTGGACGGGTGGGTGGCGCGGCGCACCGGCACCTCGAGCGCGGCTGGGGCGCGGTTGGACATGGAGGTCGATGCAGCGCTGCTGTTGGTGCTGTCGGTCGTGGCCACCTTGACGGTGGGCTGGTGGGTACTGGCGATCGGGTTGATGCGTTACGTGTGGGTGGGGCTCTCGCGGGTGTGGCCGCCGCTGAGCGGCACGCCGCGTCCGAGGTATTCCCGCAAGGTCATCGCGGTCGTTCAGGGCGCGGCGCTGTGCGGGGCGTTGGTGCCGGCGGTCCCGACCGCGGCCGCCACGACGGTGCTGGCATGCGCGCTGGCGCTGCTGGTGTTCTCCTTCGCCCGCGACGGGGTGCAGTTGGTGGATGCGGCCGACGCTGGCTGA
- a CDS encoding YidH family protein, which translates to MEPQGVRQQLLAVGAGPPPRKDWLKKLEDSGAHRIQHEVGNGSRARDHLANERTYLAWLRTAASVMVFGLAIAKFGDDVKFGSVLAGSILVVVGVAGVVQGTLRYHRVNRQIEADRYVTGSRGRTAVISSAVLVIAVLGALVLLVSDR; encoded by the coding sequence GTGGAACCCCAAGGGGTACGTCAACAACTCCTGGCCGTCGGTGCAGGTCCACCACCGAGGAAGGACTGGCTGAAAAAGTTGGAAGACTCCGGGGCACATCGAATCCAGCACGAGGTCGGCAACGGCAGTCGGGCCCGTGACCACCTGGCCAACGAGCGGACGTACCTGGCGTGGTTGCGGACCGCAGCCAGCGTCATGGTGTTCGGGCTGGCGATCGCCAAGTTCGGCGATGACGTCAAGTTCGGGTCGGTGCTGGCCGGATCGATTCTGGTCGTGGTGGGGGTCGCGGGTGTGGTGCAGGGGACGCTGCGCTACCACCGGGTCAACCGGCAGATCGAGGCCGACCGCTACGTCACCGGCAGCCGCGGCCGGACCGCGGTCATCTCTTCGGCGGTGCTGGTTATCGCGGTGCTGGGGGCCCTGGTCCTGCTGGTGTCGGACCGGTGA
- a CDS encoding sulfite oxidase: MIVHEEHPYNAESPPAALLGEPITATDTFYSRNHGPIPQIDPDRWRLRIGGLLEHERELSLAELQEGFEAVTVAATLQCAGNRRAGFLTVRDIPGEDPWAGGATSTATWTGVRLRDVLASVGLASVGVEAGRGSEGTTGSEGASGSEHTSGAGHVCFNAPDVSQLADPPQAYGGSIPLDKAMSPEVLLAWEMNGEPLTPVHGAPLRVVVPGWIGARSVKWLTSIVLSAEPSPDYFQATAYRLLPPEADPGEAGPGDGLSLGPVALNCEILSPVQGDAVDLTEGFSVAGYAFAGQDRRVARVDVSVDGGRNWRQADLEEPLSDWTWQHWTCRVSDVVVPGSEVISVVARAWDDTGALQPREAADLWNPKGYVNNSWPSVQVHHRGRTG, encoded by the coding sequence ATGATCGTTCACGAGGAGCACCCCTACAACGCCGAATCGCCTCCGGCAGCCCTGCTGGGTGAGCCGATCACGGCGACGGACACGTTCTACTCCCGCAACCACGGCCCCATCCCCCAGATCGACCCCGACCGCTGGCGGCTGCGCATCGGCGGTCTCCTCGAGCACGAGCGCGAGCTGTCGTTGGCTGAGCTGCAGGAGGGTTTCGAGGCGGTCACCGTGGCGGCGACGTTGCAGTGCGCCGGTAACCGCCGGGCCGGCTTCTTGACGGTGCGTGACATCCCCGGGGAGGACCCGTGGGCCGGTGGGGCCACGTCGACGGCCACGTGGACCGGAGTGCGGCTTCGTGACGTACTGGCATCGGTCGGCTTGGCATCGGTCGGCGTCGAGGCCGGTCGCGGGTCCGAAGGCACGACCGGGTCTGAGGGCGCGAGCGGGTCTGAGCACACGAGCGGGGCGGGGCACGTGTGCTTCAACGCCCCGGACGTCTCCCAGCTCGCCGACCCTCCGCAGGCCTACGGCGGTTCCATTCCCCTGGACAAGGCGATGTCGCCGGAGGTGCTGCTGGCGTGGGAGATGAACGGGGAACCTCTGACCCCTGTCCACGGTGCTCCGTTGCGGGTGGTGGTGCCGGGATGGATCGGCGCCCGCAGCGTGAAGTGGTTGACCAGCATCGTCCTCAGCGCCGAACCGTCGCCGGACTACTTCCAGGCCACCGCCTACCGGTTGCTGCCACCGGAGGCCGATCCTGGCGAGGCCGGCCCGGGAGACGGCTTGTCGCTGGGACCGGTGGCTTTGAACTGCGAGATCCTCAGCCCCGTCCAGGGAGACGCCGTGGACCTGACCGAGGGTTTCTCCGTGGCGGGGTACGCCTTCGCCGGTCAGGACCGTCGGGTGGCTCGGGTCGACGTCTCGGTCGACGGCGGCCGGAACTGGCGCCAGGCCGACCTCGAGGAACCGCTCAGCGACTGGACGTGGCAGCACTGGACCTGCCGGGTTAGCGACGTGGTCGTCCCCGGTTCGGAGGTGATCTCCGTGGTGGCTCGGGCCTGGGACGACACCGGTGCGCTGCAGCCCCGTGAGGCCGCCGACCTGTGGAACCCCAAGGGGTACGTCAACAACTCCTGGCCGTCGGTGCAGGTCCACCACCGAGGAAGGACTGGCTGA
- a CDS encoding LysR family transcriptional regulator produces MLSPWVPELATLELLVAVAETGSLGRAAARAGTSQQAVSARLRRAERAMGVTLLQRSPRGATLSREGVLLVAWAREVLAAAQVLEAGVAALRVERDARVRIAASLTVAEYLLPQWLVRLAAEHPDTAVSLEAINSVDVAERVLSGTADLGFVEGPDLADGLQETVVAQDRLRVVVAPGHPWARRRRGISAAELASTRLVQREAASGTRQSLEAALRTALDADPRTDSRSASGTGLAPALLELASTSAVRSAVLGGAGPAVLSEFAVAEEVRAGRLVQVPVLGVDLRRLLRAVWPLGTTPTGPARDLLAIVARTG; encoded by the coding sequence GTGCTGTCGCCGTGGGTTCCCGAGTTGGCCACGCTGGAGTTGTTGGTGGCGGTGGCCGAGACCGGCAGCTTGGGGCGGGCGGCGGCGCGGGCGGGCACGAGCCAGCAGGCGGTCAGTGCCCGGCTGCGCCGGGCCGAGCGGGCCATGGGGGTCACGTTGCTGCAGCGCAGCCCGCGGGGGGCCACGCTGAGCCGGGAAGGGGTGCTGCTGGTGGCGTGGGCCCGGGAGGTGCTGGCTGCCGCGCAGGTGCTGGAGGCCGGTGTCGCGGCGTTACGGGTCGAACGGGATGCCCGGGTGCGGATCGCGGCCAGTTTGACGGTGGCGGAGTACCTGCTGCCGCAGTGGCTGGTGCGGTTGGCGGCCGAGCATCCCGACACCGCGGTCAGCTTGGAGGCGATCAACTCCGTCGACGTGGCCGAGCGGGTGCTGTCGGGGACGGCGGATCTGGGGTTCGTGGAAGGCCCGGACCTGGCGGATGGTCTGCAGGAGACGGTGGTCGCGCAGGACCGGCTACGGGTGGTGGTGGCCCCGGGCCATCCGTGGGCGCGTCGGCGGCGAGGGATCTCGGCCGCTGAACTGGCCTCGACGCGGCTGGTCCAGCGGGAGGCGGCTTCGGGGACCAGACAGTCCCTGGAGGCGGCGTTGCGGACGGCCCTGGACGCCGATCCGCGCACGGACTCGCGGTCGGCTTCCGGGACCGGTCTCGCACCCGCGCTGCTCGAACTGGCGTCCACCAGCGCGGTCCGTTCTGCCGTCCTCGGCGGGGCAGGGCCGGCCGTCCTGAGCGAGTTCGCGGTGGCCGAGGAGGTACGTGCGGGTCGGTTGGTGCAGGTGCCAGTCCTCGGGGTGGACTTGCGGCGGCTGCTGCGGGCGGTGTGGCCGCTTGGGACCACCCCGACCGGACCGGCACGCGATCTGCTGGCCATCGTGGCGCGCACCGGCTGA